Proteins from a single region of Nocardioides anomalus:
- a CDS encoding MinD/ParA family ATP-binding protein — protein sequence MSQSSHPSDDTSDRLYTPEELAAYAAAEEAKEAAARVRQPDPLTDPLSDAEATVIRPRPTLVPPQGQSVPPSGPPSGPPTGPPSGPPRSGPTGPPPPPPVLRPAGGPPSGPPPPPPTRPPVTTAPVQAPAQPAQPAGDAEPRRFMTATDFLDRRAEEQETGPATWGWRGRVRRWSGGMIKPKMGTAERAYTQDRALIQKDFDGPKTIAFINPKGGAAKTTGVLAAGYTFGTVRGGGVVAWDNNETRGTLGIRGSRSAHNKTTKELLADLHKFNDVTQSRIGDLGAYVRSQGDAHFDVLASDESANVTGQIHADDFNRLHQLLTRFYKIILVDTGNNMRAENWLAAADAADLLVVTSTVREDTGYSGLWMLDALQDAGYQNLKYKTVTVLSDPSTTVDAKLAADLVDVYQQRTRGVYRVPYDPALVAGSVLPYADLSESTRMSWLRACAGMASAL from the coding sequence ATGTCGCAGTCGAGCCACCCGTCGGACGACACCAGCGACCGGCTCTACACCCCGGAGGAGCTCGCGGCCTACGCCGCCGCGGAGGAGGCCAAGGAGGCCGCGGCCCGGGTGCGGCAGCCGGACCCGCTGACCGACCCGCTGAGTGACGCCGAGGCCACCGTGATCCGGCCGCGTCCGACGCTGGTCCCTCCGCAGGGCCAGTCCGTCCCGCCCAGCGGCCCGCCGTCGGGTCCGCCCACCGGCCCGCCCAGCGGCCCGCCCCGCTCCGGCCCGACCGGCCCGCCGCCCCCGCCGCCCGTCCTGCGGCCCGCGGGCGGTCCGCCCAGCGGCCCGCCGCCCCCGCCGCCGACCCGTCCGCCGGTGACCACCGCGCCGGTGCAGGCGCCGGCCCAGCCGGCGCAGCCCGCGGGTGACGCCGAGCCCCGGCGGTTCATGACGGCCACCGACTTCCTCGACCGGCGCGCCGAGGAGCAGGAGACCGGACCGGCCACCTGGGGCTGGCGCGGCCGCGTCCGCCGCTGGAGCGGCGGGATGATCAAGCCCAAGATGGGGACCGCCGAGCGGGCCTACACCCAGGACCGGGCCCTGATCCAGAAGGACTTCGACGGCCCCAAGACGATCGCCTTCATCAACCCCAAGGGCGGCGCGGCCAAGACCACCGGCGTGCTGGCGGCCGGCTACACCTTCGGCACCGTGCGCGGCGGCGGCGTGGTGGCGTGGGACAACAACGAGACCCGCGGCACCCTCGGCATCCGCGGCTCGCGCAGCGCGCACAACAAGACCACCAAGGAGCTCCTGGCCGACCTGCACAAGTTCAACGACGTCACCCAGTCGCGCATCGGCGACCTGGGCGCCTACGTCCGCTCGCAGGGCGACGCGCACTTCGACGTCCTGGCCTCCGACGAGAGCGCCAACGTCACCGGCCAGATCCACGCCGACGACTTCAACCGGCTGCACCAGCTGCTCACGCGCTTCTACAAGATCATCCTGGTCGACACCGGCAACAACATGCGCGCCGAGAACTGGCTGGCCGCGGCCGACGCCGCCGACCTCCTCGTGGTCACCTCGACCGTGCGCGAGGACACCGGCTACAGCGGCCTGTGGATGCTCGACGCGCTCCAGGACGCGGGCTACCAGAACCTGAAGTACAAGACCGTGACCGTGCTGTCCGACCCCTCGACCACCGTCGACGCCAAGCTGGCCGCCGACCTGGTCGACGTCTACCAGCAGCGCACCCGCGGGGTCTACCGCGTGCCCTACGACCCCGCCCTGGTCGCCGGCTCGGTGCTGCCGTACGCCGACCTGTCCGAGAGCACCCGGATGTCCTGGCTGCGGGCCTGCGCGGGGATGGCCTCGGCCCTCTGA
- a CDS encoding DUF1206 domain-containing protein, with translation MSSIATDAKNAGQQAHDSHWIDTAARVGLVAYGLVHIVIAWLAVQLAFGDREGSADSTGAVQQLSEQPFGQALVWAVAVGMFLLAVWQALEAIFGYRDEEGFTRVRKRATSAGKVVIYIVIGVSAVKAATGSSSSSKKGGGTDSTTATVMNWPAGQLLVGAVGLAIMGIGGYLVFRAYTEKFAKHINAEGKSGTSGQAYLWAGKAGYTAKGVSFGIVGALFLYAALTHNAKKSGGLDQALHKVLQQPFGPFLLVLIAIGIAGYGVFCFARAKHFND, from the coding sequence ATGAGCAGCATCGCGACCGACGCCAAGAACGCCGGGCAGCAGGCCCACGACAGCCACTGGATCGACACGGCGGCCCGGGTCGGGCTGGTCGCCTACGGGCTCGTGCACATCGTCATCGCGTGGCTGGCGGTGCAGCTGGCCTTCGGCGACCGTGAGGGCTCGGCCGACTCCACCGGTGCGGTCCAGCAGCTCTCCGAGCAGCCGTTCGGCCAGGCCCTGGTCTGGGCCGTCGCGGTCGGGATGTTCCTGCTGGCCGTCTGGCAGGCGCTCGAGGCGATCTTCGGCTACCGCGACGAGGAGGGCTTCACCCGCGTCCGCAAGCGCGCCACCTCGGCCGGCAAGGTCGTCATCTACATCGTCATCGGCGTCAGCGCGGTGAAGGCGGCCACCGGCTCCAGCAGCTCGTCCAAGAAGGGCGGCGGCACCGACTCCACCACCGCGACGGTCATGAACTGGCCGGCCGGGCAGCTCCTCGTCGGCGCCGTGGGCCTGGCCATCATGGGCATCGGCGGCTACCTGGTCTTCCGCGCCTACACCGAGAAGTTCGCCAAGCACATCAACGCCGAGGGCAAGAGCGGCACCAGCGGCCAGGCCTACCTGTGGGCCGGCAAGGCGGGCTACACCGCCAAGGGCGTCTCGTTCGGCATCGTCGGCGCGCTGTTCCTGTACGCCGCGCTCACCCACAACGCCAAGAAGTCGGGCGGGCTCGACCAGGCGCTGCACAAGGTGCTGCAGCAGCCGTTCGGCCCGTTCCTGCTGGTGCTCATCGCCATCGGGATCGCCGGCTACGGCGTCTTCTGCTTCGCGCGGGCCAAGCACTTCAACGACTGA
- a CDS encoding dihydrolipoyl dehydrogenase family protein, with translation MAEPDAGSTRDCDVVVLGLGPGGEHAALKLAEAGLDVVGVDEALVGGECPFWGCTPSKLMVRPADLLAEVHRADRLAGASRVTPDWSLVAARIREANHDWTDSQHVEPLEHAGVRIVRGHGRLAGPGVVRVEREGLATVLRARRGVVLNTGTSPARLPIPGLAETPYWTNREVMTITEVPQRLVVVGGGPNGLELAQVFARYGAQVTLLEAASRIAPHDEPEASQALTAVLSDEGVDVRAGVEVERVDHDGTFHVVVDGETLHADELLVVAGRSTNLADVGLETVGLDPGAATVEIDEHMRAADRLWAIGDITGKGAYTHVSRYQAAGAVADLLGRDGPGADYRAVSRVTFTDPELASVGMSEDQARAAGLDVRVGLAHVERSARGWLHGPGTTGIIKVVEDADRGVLVGATVLAPYGGEVIGMLVTAVHAEVPVERLRTMHYAYPTFHRGIEAALKRLG, from the coding sequence ATGGCTGAGCCGGACGCGGGATCGACGCGCGACTGCGACGTGGTGGTGCTCGGGCTCGGCCCGGGCGGTGAGCACGCCGCGCTCAAGCTCGCCGAGGCGGGGCTGGACGTGGTCGGCGTCGACGAGGCGCTGGTCGGCGGCGAGTGCCCGTTCTGGGGCTGCACGCCGTCCAAGCTCATGGTCCGCCCCGCCGACCTGCTGGCCGAGGTGCACCGGGCCGACCGGCTGGCCGGCGCGAGCCGGGTGACCCCGGACTGGTCGCTGGTCGCGGCCCGGATCCGCGAGGCCAACCACGACTGGACCGACTCACAGCACGTCGAGCCGCTGGAGCACGCCGGGGTGAGGATCGTGCGCGGCCACGGGCGCCTGGCCGGCCCGGGCGTGGTCCGCGTCGAGCGGGAGGGCCTCGCCACGGTCCTGCGCGCGCGGCGCGGGGTGGTGCTCAACACCGGGACGTCGCCGGCGCGGCTGCCGATCCCCGGGCTGGCCGAGACGCCGTACTGGACCAACCGGGAGGTCATGACGATCACCGAGGTGCCCCAGCGCCTCGTCGTGGTCGGCGGCGGGCCCAACGGGCTGGAGCTGGCCCAGGTCTTCGCGCGCTACGGCGCCCAGGTGACCCTGCTCGAGGCCGCGTCGCGGATCGCGCCGCACGACGAGCCCGAGGCCTCGCAGGCGCTCACCGCGGTCCTGAGCGACGAGGGCGTCGACGTCCGCGCCGGGGTGGAGGTCGAGCGCGTCGACCACGACGGCACCTTCCACGTGGTGGTCGACGGCGAGACCCTCCACGCCGACGAGCTGCTGGTCGTGGCCGGACGGTCCACCAACCTCGCCGACGTGGGGCTGGAGACCGTGGGCCTGGACCCCGGGGCCGCGACCGTCGAGATCGACGAGCACATGCGGGCCGCCGACCGGCTGTGGGCCATCGGCGACATCACCGGCAAGGGCGCCTACACCCACGTCTCGCGCTACCAGGCGGCCGGCGCGGTCGCCGACCTCCTCGGCCGGGACGGGCCGGGCGCGGACTACCGCGCGGTCTCCCGGGTCACCTTCACCGACCCCGAGCTGGCCTCGGTCGGGATGAGCGAGGACCAGGCGCGCGCGGCCGGCCTCGATGTCAGGGTCGGGCTGGCGCACGTCGAGAGGTCCGCCCGCGGCTGGCTGCACGGCCCGGGCACCACGGGGATCATCAAGGTCGTCGAGGACGCCGACCGCGGCGTCCTGGTCGGCGCGACCGTCCTGGCGCCGTACGGCGGGGAGGTGATCGGCATGCTCGTCACCGCCGTGCACGCCGAGGTGCCCGTCGAGCGGCTGCGCACGATGCACTACGCCTACCCCACGTTCCACCGCGGGATCGAGGCCGCGCTCAAGCGATTGGGCTAG
- a CDS encoding dihydrolipoyl dehydrogenase family protein produces the protein MATAAAKAGLEVVAVDKHLVGGECPYYGCIPTKMMVRASDLVAESRRAGELSGDVRVTTSWSPVAERVSTQATDHWNDQVAVDRLADAGATVLHGVGRLDGTKRVVVTMPNGEEQAFTARRGVVLNPGTRPAAPPVEGLADTPYWTNRDAVQQTEVPGSLVVLGGGPIGCEFAQVFARFGVQVTVVQHGDRLLEQDEPEASALLQEVFAQEGIRVLTGARLRRAAYADGAFTLSLEDGQELRADKLLVAAGRTPNLDDIGLETVGLDPSARTVEVDDRMRAQGPDGGVDGLWVVGDVTGKGAFTHVSMYQNAIAGRDVLGEDGPPAAYHALPHTTFCDPEVAGVGMTEKQARDEGLSVRTGSTKLEESSRGFTHGPGAKGLIKVVEDADRGVLVGATVVGPAGGEIIGFLAVAVHAAVPVDTLRSMIFAYPTFHRAIETALADLGA, from the coding sequence TTGGCCACCGCGGCCGCGAAGGCCGGGCTCGAGGTCGTGGCCGTGGACAAGCACCTGGTGGGTGGTGAGTGCCCGTACTACGGGTGCATCCCGACCAAGATGATGGTGCGGGCCTCCGACCTGGTGGCCGAGTCGCGGCGGGCCGGCGAGCTCAGTGGTGACGTCCGGGTCACGACGAGCTGGAGCCCGGTGGCCGAGCGGGTGTCCACGCAGGCGACCGACCACTGGAACGACCAGGTGGCGGTGGACCGGCTGGCGGACGCTGGCGCGACCGTGCTGCACGGCGTGGGGCGGCTGGACGGGACCAAGCGGGTCGTGGTGACCATGCCCAACGGTGAGGAGCAGGCGTTCACCGCCCGGAGGGGCGTGGTGCTCAACCCCGGGACCCGGCCGGCGGCGCCGCCGGTGGAGGGGCTGGCGGACACGCCGTACTGGACCAACCGCGACGCCGTGCAGCAGACCGAGGTGCCGGGGTCGCTGGTGGTGCTGGGTGGCGGGCCGATCGGGTGCGAGTTCGCGCAGGTCTTCGCGCGCTTCGGGGTGCAGGTGACCGTGGTCCAGCACGGCGACCGGCTGCTCGAGCAGGACGAGCCCGAGGCGTCGGCGCTGCTGCAGGAGGTGTTCGCGCAGGAGGGGATCCGGGTGCTGACCGGCGCGCGGCTGAGGCGGGCGGCGTACGCCGACGGGGCGTTCACGCTGTCCCTCGAGGACGGCCAGGAGCTGCGGGCCGACAAGCTGCTGGTGGCCGCGGGTCGGACACCCAACCTCGACGACATCGGGCTGGAGACGGTCGGGCTGGACCCGTCGGCGCGGACCGTGGAGGTCGACGACCGGATGCGGGCCCAGGGTCCCGACGGCGGCGTCGACGGGCTGTGGGTGGTCGGCGACGTGACCGGGAAGGGCGCGTTCACGCACGTGTCGATGTACCAGAACGCCATCGCCGGGCGCGACGTGCTGGGCGAGGACGGTCCGCCGGCCGCGTACCACGCGCTGCCGCACACGACGTTCTGCGACCCGGAGGTCGCAGGGGTCGGGATGACCGAGAAGCAGGCGCGGGACGAGGGGCTGAGCGTCCGGACGGGCAGCACGAAGCTGGAGGAGTCCTCACGCGGCTTCACGCACGGTCCGGGCGCCAAGGGGCTCATCAAGGTGGTCGAGGACGCCGACCGCGGGGTGCTCGTCGGCGCCACCGTGGTGGGTCCGGCCGGCGGGGAGATCATCGGCTTCCTGGCCGTCGCGGTGCACGCCGCGGTGCCCGTGGACACGCTGCGGTCGATGATCTTCGCCTACCCGACGTTCCACCGGGCCATCGAGACGGCTCTTGCCGATCTGGGGGCGTGA
- a CDS encoding MOSC domain-containing protein — MPTLSELRRFPVKSCRGEQLEAAVVEPWGLAGDRRWMLVDETGETVTAREHRELLLVHPRLRPDGGLSVAAPSAKDLEVDLPTPGDLVQVTVFGRAPFGATPAGPAADAWFSAVLGEPVRLVYADDPERRPANPAYAGPGVPMHFGDGYPLLLVTEASVAAVNELIAAGPRAADGPVPVVRYRPNLVVAGSEPWVEDGWRRLRVGEAEFRLVKGCDRCAIPTTDEQTAVRRKEPTYTLAQHRRWDGAVWFGMNLVPLTPGATLRVGDAVEVLESVPAPDGPPR; from the coding sequence GTGCCCACCCTGAGCGAGCTGCGCCGCTTCCCGGTCAAGTCCTGCCGCGGCGAGCAGCTCGAGGCCGCGGTGGTCGAGCCCTGGGGGCTGGCCGGTGACCGGCGCTGGATGCTGGTCGACGAGACCGGCGAGACCGTCACCGCACGCGAGCACCGCGAGCTCCTGCTCGTGCACCCGCGGCTGCGCCCGGACGGCGGGCTGAGCGTCGCCGCGCCGTCGGCGAAGGACCTCGAGGTCGACCTCCCGACACCCGGGGACCTGGTCCAGGTCACGGTCTTCGGCCGGGCCCCGTTCGGCGCCACTCCCGCCGGCCCCGCGGCCGACGCGTGGTTCAGCGCGGTGCTCGGCGAGCCGGTCCGGCTGGTGTACGCCGACGACCCCGAGCGCCGCCCGGCCAACCCGGCGTACGCCGGTCCCGGGGTGCCGATGCACTTCGGCGACGGCTACCCGCTGCTGCTGGTGACCGAGGCGTCGGTCGCGGCGGTGAACGAGCTCATCGCCGCGGGACCCCGCGCCGCGGACGGACCGGTGCCGGTGGTCCGCTACCGGCCCAACCTGGTCGTGGCCGGCTCCGAGCCGTGGGTCGAGGACGGCTGGCGACGGCTGCGGGTGGGCGAGGCGGAGTTCCGGCTCGTCAAGGGCTGCGACCGCTGCGCCATCCCGACGACCGACGAGCAGACCGCGGTGCGGCGCAAGGAGCCGACGTACACCCTGGCCCAGCACCGGCGCTGGGACGGCGCGGTGTGGTTCGGGATGAACCTGGTCCCGCTCACCCCGGGCGCGACCCTGCGGGTGGGCGATGCGGTCGAGGTGCTGGAGTCGGTGCCGGCCCCGGACGGCCCGCCGCGCTAG